In Chitinophaga sp. HK235, a single window of DNA contains:
- a CDS encoding N(4)-(beta-N-acetylglucosaminyl)-L-asparaginase, producing the protein MKNRRNFLKTAALSAAVFSLDSVTATAARSQAKGTVKGKPIVISTWDFGRAANEAAWEILKKGGRALDAVEAGVRVPEADPNNHTVGYSGYPDRDGRVTLDACIMDEHGNCGSVAALEHVTHAISVARLVMEKTPHVMLVGDGALQFALANGFKKENLLTPESEKAWKEWLKTSEYKPVINIENKSYTPANGATAFNPLMLPGNVYNHDTIGMVAMDAEGNLSGACTTSGMAFKLHGRVGDSPIIGAGLYVDNEVGAATSTGVGEEVIKIVGSHLVVELMRQGYPPEKACKEAVERIVKRSPSKAKEIQVGFLALNKKGQYGAYCLQKGFSYAVLNNDVNNTLIDGKHYF; encoded by the coding sequence ATGAAAAATAGAAGAAATTTCCTGAAAACAGCGGCCCTCAGTGCCGCTGTTTTCTCTTTAGACAGTGTAACAGCTACGGCTGCACGCTCACAAGCCAAAGGCACCGTGAAAGGTAAGCCTATCGTAATCTCCACCTGGGACTTTGGCCGTGCTGCCAATGAAGCCGCCTGGGAGATACTGAAAAAAGGAGGCCGCGCCCTCGATGCCGTAGAAGCCGGCGTACGCGTGCCCGAAGCCGACCCCAATAACCACACCGTAGGTTATTCCGGCTATCCCGACCGCGACGGCCGCGTTACCCTCGACGCCTGTATCATGGACGAACACGGCAACTGCGGCTCCGTAGCAGCCCTCGAACATGTTACACATGCCATCTCCGTTGCCAGACTGGTCATGGAAAAAACACCACATGTCATGCTGGTAGGTGACGGTGCCCTGCAGTTCGCACTGGCCAATGGTTTCAAAAAAGAAAACCTGCTGACACCGGAATCAGAAAAAGCCTGGAAAGAATGGCTCAAAACTTCCGAATACAAACCTGTTATCAACATAGAAAACAAATCATATACACCCGCCAACGGCGCCACAGCGTTTAATCCGCTCATGCTGCCGGGCAACGTATATAACCACGATACAATCGGCATGGTGGCTATGGACGCAGAAGGTAACCTCTCCGGCGCCTGCACCACCAGCGGCATGGCCTTCAAACTCCATGGCCGGGTAGGCGACTCCCCCATCATCGGCGCAGGCCTTTATGTGGACAACGAAGTAGGCGCCGCCACCAGCACCGGTGTAGGCGAAGAAGTGATCAAAATTGTAGGCAGCCACCTGGTAGTGGAACTGATGCGTCAGGGCTATCCACCGGAAAAAGCCTGCAAAGAAGCAGTAGAACGTATCGTGAAAAGAAGCCCCTCCAAAGCAAAGGAAATACAGGTGGGCTTCCTCGCCCTCAACAAAAAAGGACAATACGGCGCATACTGCCTGCAGAAAGGATTTAGCTATGCCGTACTCAATAACGATGTGAATAACACACTGATAGACGGTAAACACTATTTTTAA
- a CDS encoding copper homeostasis protein CutC: MSFVLEICAGSVASCIAAEEGGANRIELCDNLLEGGTTPSYATIAIAREKVKIDLYPIIRPRGGDFLYSDLEFEVMKKDIELCKQLGCNGVVIGILTPDGRIDKRRCKELVDLAWPMGVTFHRAFDMTDNPFEALEDIIEIGCERILTSGARNTAVEGASLLKDLVERANDRIIIMAGSGVRANNIAQLIKTTGVMEYHTSAKAYEDSKMVYRNPNVSMGGIPGVPEYGISLTQRKEVLQIRELAEKALHEMKQ; this comes from the coding sequence ATGTCTTTTGTCCTCGAAATATGCGCTGGTTCAGTAGCCTCCTGCATAGCTGCCGAAGAAGGTGGCGCCAATCGTATCGAACTGTGTGATAACCTGCTGGAAGGTGGTACCACCCCCAGCTATGCCACCATTGCCATAGCCAGGGAAAAAGTAAAAATAGACCTCTACCCTATCATACGCCCCAGAGGCGGCGACTTCCTCTATTCCGACCTGGAATTTGAAGTCATGAAAAAAGATATCGAACTGTGCAAACAGCTGGGCTGCAACGGTGTAGTAATCGGTATTCTCACACCCGACGGCCGCATAGACAAACGCCGCTGCAAAGAGCTGGTAGACCTGGCCTGGCCCATGGGCGTGACTTTCCATCGTGCCTTCGATATGACTGACAACCCATTTGAAGCACTCGAAGACATTATCGAAATCGGCTGCGAGCGTATCCTCACCTCCGGCGCACGCAACACCGCCGTAGAAGGAGCGTCCCTCCTGAAAGACCTCGTGGAAAGGGCTAACGACCGTATCATCATCATGGCCGGTTCCGGCGTCAGAGCCAACAATATCGCTCAACTGATCAAAACTACCGGCGTAATGGAATACCATACCTCTGCCAAAGCCTATGAGGACAGCAAAATGGTGTACCGCAACCCTAACGTAAGTATGGGCGGTATTCCCGGCGTACCGGAATATGGTATCTCTCTCACCCAACGCAAAGAAGTATTACAAATTCGTGAACTCGCGGAAAAAGCCTTGCATGAGATGAAACAGTAG
- a CDS encoding ROK family protein, which translates to MSQQLVVGIDIGGTNTKFGIVDRRGNILCDGRMLTNKHEDVNCFLEELHQQLSVLITEVGGIENIKGIGVGAPNGNYYNGNIEYAPNLRWKGVVPLANLLEKKFGLPAVLTNDANAAALGELIYGAARGMKDFIVITLGTGVGSGIVANGQLIYGHDGFAGELGHIIVIPGGRFHPGTGAHGSLEAYASATGVTNTALEFLATRPDVPSMMREHTKEEINSKLIYEAAMKGDPLAMEVYEFTGEILGAALANFVMFSSPEAIILFGGLTKAGDLIMKPVREHMEKNLLPIFQNKVKLVFSELKESDAAILGASALAWEMKD; encoded by the coding sequence TCGCAGAGGAAATATTTTGTGTGATGGTCGTATGTTAACGAATAAGCATGAAGATGTAAACTGTTTCCTCGAAGAACTGCACCAGCAACTGTCTGTATTGATAACAGAGGTTGGCGGCATCGAAAATATTAAAGGCATTGGCGTTGGTGCTCCCAACGGCAATTATTACAACGGTAATATCGAATATGCGCCCAATCTGCGTTGGAAAGGGGTAGTGCCCCTGGCTAACCTGCTGGAGAAAAAATTCGGACTGCCGGCTGTTCTCACCAACGACGCCAACGCGGCCGCTCTCGGGGAACTGATCTACGGCGCGGCCAGAGGCATGAAAGATTTTATCGTGATCACCCTGGGCACCGGCGTAGGCAGCGGTATCGTAGCCAACGGACAGCTGATATACGGTCATGATGGTTTTGCCGGCGAACTGGGACACATCATTGTGATCCCCGGCGGCCGTTTCCATCCCGGAACCGGCGCACATGGCTCCCTCGAAGCCTATGCTTCCGCCACCGGCGTTACCAACACCGCCCTGGAATTCCTGGCTACCCGTCCGGATGTGCCCAGCATGATGCGGGAACATACCAAAGAAGAAATCAATTCCAAACTGATCTACGAAGCTGCCATGAAAGGCGATCCACTGGCCATGGAAGTGTACGAGTTCACCGGCGAAATACTGGGCGCTGCCCTGGCCAATTTCGTTATGTTCTCCAGCCCGGAAGCCATCATCCTCTTCGGTGGCCTCACCAAAGCAGGAGACCTGATCATGAAACCGGTAAGAGAACATATGGAAAAAAATCTGCTCCCTATCTTCCAGAATAAAGTTAAATTGGTGTTCTCAGAACTCAAGGAAAGCGATGCCGCTATTCTGGGAGCCAGTGCACTGGCCTGGGAAATGAAAGACTAG
- a CDS encoding alkaline phosphatase, giving the protein MKKLIIATGLLLGGLFAHAQVKGVKHVILIGMDGFGAYCFPKVDNPNMKQLMKDGAWTLQARSVLPSSSAVNWASMVMGAGPEVHGYTEWDSRKPELPSRTLDQYGMFPSIYTLLREQKPKAEIGVIYSWEGIGYLFPKAAVNKDLGTKDNDSLATEASVAYIKEKKPDFLFIHFDQPDGVGHNIGHNIQPYFDQVKKNDELLGKILQAVKDAGMWDNTIILLTADHGGIKKGHGGKTMEEMQIPWIMRGPGVKANKELSTSVVTYDTAATIAWIFGLQTPQVWTGKPVKEAFK; this is encoded by the coding sequence ATGAAAAAACTGATCATTGCAACCGGACTATTGCTGGGCGGACTTTTCGCGCATGCACAGGTCAAAGGTGTGAAACATGTCATCCTGATCGGCATGGACGGCTTTGGTGCCTATTGTTTTCCCAAGGTCGACAATCCAAATATGAAACAGCTGATGAAGGATGGCGCCTGGACGCTTCAGGCCCGCAGTGTGCTGCCTTCTTCCAGTGCGGTCAACTGGGCATCGATGGTGATGGGCGCAGGCCCGGAAGTCCACGGTTATACCGAATGGGACAGCCGCAAACCGGAGCTGCCTTCCCGAACCCTCGACCAGTACGGCATGTTCCCCTCCATCTACACCCTGTTGCGTGAACAAAAACCAAAAGCCGAAATAGGCGTCATCTACAGCTGGGAAGGGATCGGTTACCTCTTCCCCAAAGCCGCAGTCAACAAGGACCTCGGAACCAAAGACAATGACAGCCTTGCCACTGAAGCATCAGTTGCTTATATCAAAGAAAAAAAACCAGACTTCCTCTTCATACATTTTGATCAGCCTGATGGTGTAGGACATAATATCGGTCATAATATTCAACCCTACTTCGATCAGGTGAAAAAAAATGACGAGCTGCTGGGCAAAATATTACAGGCCGTTAAAGATGCCGGTATGTGGGACAATACCATCATCCTGCTCACAGCAGATCATGGCGGTATTAAAAAAGGTCATGGCGGCAAAACCATGGAAGAGATGCAGATTCCATGGATCATGCGCGGCCCGGGCGTAAAGGCAAACAAAGAACTTAGCACCAGTGTTGTAACCTACGATACTGCCGCCACTATCGCCTGGATCTTCGGTCTCCAAACACCGCAGGTGTGGACCGGAAAACCCGTGAAAGAAGCGTTTAAGTAA